One region of Gorilla gorilla gorilla isolate KB3781 chromosome 13, NHGRI_mGorGor1-v2.1_pri, whole genome shotgun sequence genomic DNA includes:
- the INPP5E gene encoding phosphatidylinositol polyphosphate 5-phosphatase type IV isoform X6 — MPSKAENLRPSEPAPQPPEGRTLQGQLPGAPLAQRAGSPPDAPGSESPALACSTPATPSGEDPPARAAPITPRPPARPRLERALSLDDKGWRRRRFRGSQEDLEARNGTSPSRGSVQSEGPGAPAHSCSPPCLSTSLQEIPKSRGVLSSERGSPSSGGNPLSGVASSSPNLPHRDAAVAGSSPRLPSLLPPRPPPALSLDIASDSLRTANKVDSDLADYKLRAQPLLVRAHSSLGPGRPRSPLACDDCSLRSAKSSFSLLAPIRSKDVRSRSYLEGSLLASGALLGADELARYFPDRNVALFVATWNMQGQKELPPSLDEFLLPAEADYAQDLYVIGVQEGCSDRREWETRLQETLGPHYVLLSSAAHGVLYMSLFIRRDLIWFCSEVECSTVTTRIVSQIKTKGALGISFTFFGTSFLFITSHFTSGDGKVAERLLDYTRTVQALALPRNVPDTNPYRSSAADVTTRFDEVFWFGDFNFRLSGGRTVVDALLCQGLVVDVPALLQHDQLIREMRKGSIFKGFQEPDIHFLPSYKFDIGKDTYDSTSKQRTPSYTDRVLYRSRHKGDICPVSYSSCPGIKTSDHRPVYGLFRVKVRPGRDKN; from the exons ATGCCGTCCAAGGCGGAGAATCTGCGGCCCTCGGAGCCGGCCCCGCAGCCGCCGGAAGGGAGGACGCTCCAAGGACAGCTTCCCGGCGCTCCGCTGGCCCAGCGCGCGGGGTCCCCACCCGATGCTCCGGGATCCGAGAGCCCCGCGCTTGCCTGCAGCACTCCGGCCACGCCCAGCGGCGAGGACCCGCCAGCCCGAGCAGCACCCATCACCCCGCGGCCCCCCGCCAGGCCTCGACTGGAGCGAGCCCTGTCCCTGGACGACaagggctggaggaggaggcgTTTTCGAGGCAGCCAGGAGGACCTGGAAGCCCGGAATGGGACCAGTCCCTCCAGGGGCTCAGTGCAGAGCGAGGGCCCCGGGGCCCCCGCCCACAGCTGCTCCCCGCCCTGCCTGAGCACCTCCTTGCAGGAAATCCCCAAGTCCCGCGGGGTCCTGAGCAGTGAGAGAGGGAGCCCGTCCTCGGGGGGTAATCCTCTCTCTGGGGTGGCCAGCAGCTCCCCGAACCTCCCGCACAGAGACGCCGCCGTGGCGGGGAGCTCGCCCAGGCTGCCCAGCCTGCTGCCCCCGCGCCCACCGCCTGCCCTGAGCCTGGACATCGCCTCCGACTCCCTGAGGACAGCAAACAAGGTCGACTCGGATCTTGCAGACTACAAGCTCCGCGCGCAGCCGCTCCTGGTGCGGGCCCACAGCAGCCTGGGCCCCGGCCGGCCCCGGAGCCCCCTGGCCTGCGACGACTGTTCCCTTCGCTCGGCCAaatcctccttcagcctcctggcGCCCATCCGCAGCAAGGACGTCCGCAGCAG GAGTTACCTGGAGGGCAGCCTCCTGGCCAGCGGGGCCCTGTTGGGGGCGGATGAGCTGGCCCGCTACTTCCCAGACCGGAACGTGGCACTCTTCGTGGCCACCTGGAACATGCAGGGCCAGAAG GAGCTCCCACCCAGCCTGGACGAGTTCCTGCTCCCAGCCGAGGCCGACTATGCCCAGGACCTGTATGTCATCGGGGTCCAGGAGGGCTGTTCTGACAG GCGGGAGTGGGAGACTCGTCTGCAGGAGACGCTGGGCCCGCACTATGTGCTGCTGTCCTCGGCGGCCCACGGCGTGCTCTACATGTCGCTCTTCATCCGCAGGGACCTCATCTGGTTCTGCTCAG AGGTGGAGTGCTCCACGGTGACCACACGCATCGTGTCTCAGATCAAGACCAAGGGGGCCTTGGGCATCAGCTTCACCTTTTTTGGCACCTCCTTCCTCTTCATCACGTCCCACTTCACCT CAGGCGACGGGAAGGTGGCGGAGCGGCTGCTGGACTACACCAGGACCGTGcaagccctggccctgcccagaaATGTGCCTGACACCAACCCCTATCGCTCCAGCGCAG CGGACGTCACCACCCGCTTCGATGAGGTGTTCTGGTTTGGAGACTTCAACTTCCGCCTGAGTGGCGGGCGCACAGTCGTGGACGCCCTCCTGTGCCAGGGCCTGGTGGTGGACGTGCCGGCGCTGCTGCAGCACGACCAGCTCATCCGGGAGATGCGGAAAG GGTCCATCTTCAAGGGCTTCCAGGAGCCGGACATCCACTTCCTCCCATCATACAAGTTTGACATCGGGAAGGACACGTACGACAGCACCTCCAAGCAGAGGACGCCCTCATACACG GACCGCGTCTTGTACAGAAGCCGCCACAAGGGTGACATCTGTCCTGTGAGCTACTCTTCCTGCCCCGGGATCAAGACGTCCGACCACCGCCCTGTGTATGGCCTCTTCCGGGTGAAAGTGAGGCCGGGGCGAGACAA GAATTAA
- the INPP5E gene encoding phosphatidylinositol polyphosphate 5-phosphatase type IV isoform X1: MPSKAENLRPSEPAPQPPEGRTLQGQLPGAPLAQRAGSPPDAPGSESPALACSTPATPSGEDPPARAAPITPRPPARPRLERALSLDDKGWRRRRFRGSQEDLEARNGTSPSRGSVQSEGPGAPAHSCSPPCLSTSLQEIPKSRGVLSSERGSPSSGGNPLSGVASSSPNLPHRDAAVAGSSPRLPSLLPPRPPPALSLDIASDSLRTANKVDSDLADYKLRAQPLLVRAHSSLGPGRPRSPLACDDCSLRSAKSSFSLLAPIRSKDVRSRSYLEGSLLASGALLGADELARYFPDRNVALFVATWNMQGQKVSGGAGPPHAPSFQELPPSLDEFLLPAEADYAQDLYVIGVQEGCSDRREWETRLQETLGPHYVLLSSAAHGVLYMSLFIRRDLIWFCSEVECSTVTTRIVSQIKTKGALGISFTFFGTSFLFITSHFTSGDGKVAERLLDYTRTVQALALPRNVPDTNPYRSSAADVTTRFDEVFWFGDFNFRLSGGRTVVDALLCQGLVVDVPALLQHDQLIREMRKGSIFKGFQEPDIHFLPSYKFDIGKDTYDSTSKQRTPSYTDRVLYRSRHKGDICPVSYSSCPGIKTSDHRPVYGLFRVKVRPGRDNIPLAAGKFDRELYLLGIKRRISKEIQRQQALQSQNSSTICSVS, encoded by the exons ATGCCGTCCAAGGCGGAGAATCTGCGGCCCTCGGAGCCGGCCCCGCAGCCGCCGGAAGGGAGGACGCTCCAAGGACAGCTTCCCGGCGCTCCGCTGGCCCAGCGCGCGGGGTCCCCACCCGATGCTCCGGGATCCGAGAGCCCCGCGCTTGCCTGCAGCACTCCGGCCACGCCCAGCGGCGAGGACCCGCCAGCCCGAGCAGCACCCATCACCCCGCGGCCCCCCGCCAGGCCTCGACTGGAGCGAGCCCTGTCCCTGGACGACaagggctggaggaggaggcgTTTTCGAGGCAGCCAGGAGGACCTGGAAGCCCGGAATGGGACCAGTCCCTCCAGGGGCTCAGTGCAGAGCGAGGGCCCCGGGGCCCCCGCCCACAGCTGCTCCCCGCCCTGCCTGAGCACCTCCTTGCAGGAAATCCCCAAGTCCCGCGGGGTCCTGAGCAGTGAGAGAGGGAGCCCGTCCTCGGGGGGTAATCCTCTCTCTGGGGTGGCCAGCAGCTCCCCGAACCTCCCGCACAGAGACGCCGCCGTGGCGGGGAGCTCGCCCAGGCTGCCCAGCCTGCTGCCCCCGCGCCCACCGCCTGCCCTGAGCCTGGACATCGCCTCCGACTCCCTGAGGACAGCAAACAAGGTCGACTCGGATCTTGCAGACTACAAGCTCCGCGCGCAGCCGCTCCTGGTGCGGGCCCACAGCAGCCTGGGCCCCGGCCGGCCCCGGAGCCCCCTGGCCTGCGACGACTGTTCCCTTCGCTCGGCCAaatcctccttcagcctcctggcGCCCATCCGCAGCAAGGACGTCCGCAGCAG GAGTTACCTGGAGGGCAGCCTCCTGGCCAGCGGGGCCCTGTTGGGGGCGGATGAGCTGGCCCGCTACTTCCCAGACCGGAACGTGGCACTCTTCGTGGCCACCTGGAACATGCAGGGCCAGAAG GTTTCGGGAGGAGCAGGCCCACCACATGCTCCCTCCTTCCAGGAGCTCCCACCCAGCCTGGACGAGTTCCTGCTCCCAGCCGAGGCCGACTATGCCCAGGACCTGTATGTCATCGGGGTCCAGGAGGGCTGTTCTGACAG GCGGGAGTGGGAGACTCGTCTGCAGGAGACGCTGGGCCCGCACTATGTGCTGCTGTCCTCGGCGGCCCACGGCGTGCTCTACATGTCGCTCTTCATCCGCAGGGACCTCATCTGGTTCTGCTCAG AGGTGGAGTGCTCCACGGTGACCACACGCATCGTGTCTCAGATCAAGACCAAGGGGGCCTTGGGCATCAGCTTCACCTTTTTTGGCACCTCCTTCCTCTTCATCACGTCCCACTTCACCT CAGGCGACGGGAAGGTGGCGGAGCGGCTGCTGGACTACACCAGGACCGTGcaagccctggccctgcccagaaATGTGCCTGACACCAACCCCTATCGCTCCAGCGCAG CGGACGTCACCACCCGCTTCGATGAGGTGTTCTGGTTTGGAGACTTCAACTTCCGCCTGAGTGGCGGGCGCACAGTCGTGGACGCCCTCCTGTGCCAGGGCCTGGTGGTGGACGTGCCGGCGCTGCTGCAGCACGACCAGCTCATCCGGGAGATGCGGAAAG GGTCCATCTTCAAGGGCTTCCAGGAGCCGGACATCCACTTCCTCCCATCATACAAGTTTGACATCGGGAAGGACACGTACGACAGCACCTCCAAGCAGAGGACGCCCTCATACACG GACCGCGTCTTGTACAGAAGCCGCCACAAGGGTGACATCTGTCCTGTGAGCTACTCTTCCTGCCCCGGGATCAAGACGTCCGACCACCGCCCTGTGTATGGCCTCTTCCGGGTGAAAGTGAGGCCGGGGCGAGACAA CATTCCGTTGGCAGCTGGCAAATTTGATAGAGAACTGTACTTACTAGGAATTAAAAGACGGATTTCGAAGGAGATTCAGAGGCAGCAAGCACTACAGAGTCAGAACTCCAGCACCATCTGCTCCGTTTCTTGA
- the INPP5E gene encoding phosphatidylinositol polyphosphate 5-phosphatase type IV isoform X2, which translates to MPSKAENLRPSEPAPQPPEGRTLQGQLPGAPLAQRAGSPPDAPGSESPALACSTPATPSGEDPPARAAPITPRPPARPRLERALSLDDKGWRRRRFRGSQEDLEARNGTSPSRGSVQSEGPGAPAHSCSPPCLSTSLQEIPKSRGVLSSERGSPSSGGNPLSGVASSSPNLPHRDAAVAGSSPRLPSLLPPRPPPALSLDIASDSLRTANKVDSDLADYKLRAQPLLVRAHSSLGPGRPRSPLACDDCSLRSAKSSFSLLAPIRSKDVRSRSYLEGSLLASGALLGADELARYFPDRNVALFVATWNMQGQKVSGGAGPPHAPSFQELPPSLDEFLLPAEADYAQDLYVIGVQEGCSDRREWETRLQETLGPHYVLLSSAAHGVLYMSLFIRRDLIWFCSEVECSTVTTRIVSQIKTKGALGISFTFFGTSFLFITSHFTCDGKVAERLLDYTRTVQALALPRNVPDTNPYRSSAADVTTRFDEVFWFGDFNFRLSGGRTVVDALLCQGLVVDVPALLQHDQLIREMRKGSIFKGFQEPDIHFLPSYKFDIGKDTYDSTSKQRTPSYTDRVLYRSRHKGDICPVSYSSCPGIKTSDHRPVYGLFRVKVRPGRDNIPLAAGKFDRELYLLGIKRRISKEIQRQQALQSQNSSTICSVS; encoded by the exons ATGCCGTCCAAGGCGGAGAATCTGCGGCCCTCGGAGCCGGCCCCGCAGCCGCCGGAAGGGAGGACGCTCCAAGGACAGCTTCCCGGCGCTCCGCTGGCCCAGCGCGCGGGGTCCCCACCCGATGCTCCGGGATCCGAGAGCCCCGCGCTTGCCTGCAGCACTCCGGCCACGCCCAGCGGCGAGGACCCGCCAGCCCGAGCAGCACCCATCACCCCGCGGCCCCCCGCCAGGCCTCGACTGGAGCGAGCCCTGTCCCTGGACGACaagggctggaggaggaggcgTTTTCGAGGCAGCCAGGAGGACCTGGAAGCCCGGAATGGGACCAGTCCCTCCAGGGGCTCAGTGCAGAGCGAGGGCCCCGGGGCCCCCGCCCACAGCTGCTCCCCGCCCTGCCTGAGCACCTCCTTGCAGGAAATCCCCAAGTCCCGCGGGGTCCTGAGCAGTGAGAGAGGGAGCCCGTCCTCGGGGGGTAATCCTCTCTCTGGGGTGGCCAGCAGCTCCCCGAACCTCCCGCACAGAGACGCCGCCGTGGCGGGGAGCTCGCCCAGGCTGCCCAGCCTGCTGCCCCCGCGCCCACCGCCTGCCCTGAGCCTGGACATCGCCTCCGACTCCCTGAGGACAGCAAACAAGGTCGACTCGGATCTTGCAGACTACAAGCTCCGCGCGCAGCCGCTCCTGGTGCGGGCCCACAGCAGCCTGGGCCCCGGCCGGCCCCGGAGCCCCCTGGCCTGCGACGACTGTTCCCTTCGCTCGGCCAaatcctccttcagcctcctggcGCCCATCCGCAGCAAGGACGTCCGCAGCAG GAGTTACCTGGAGGGCAGCCTCCTGGCCAGCGGGGCCCTGTTGGGGGCGGATGAGCTGGCCCGCTACTTCCCAGACCGGAACGTGGCACTCTTCGTGGCCACCTGGAACATGCAGGGCCAGAAG GTTTCGGGAGGAGCAGGCCCACCACATGCTCCCTCCTTCCAGGAGCTCCCACCCAGCCTGGACGAGTTCCTGCTCCCAGCCGAGGCCGACTATGCCCAGGACCTGTATGTCATCGGGGTCCAGGAGGGCTGTTCTGACAG GCGGGAGTGGGAGACTCGTCTGCAGGAGACGCTGGGCCCGCACTATGTGCTGCTGTCCTCGGCGGCCCACGGCGTGCTCTACATGTCGCTCTTCATCCGCAGGGACCTCATCTGGTTCTGCTCAG AGGTGGAGTGCTCCACGGTGACCACACGCATCGTGTCTCAGATCAAGACCAAGGGGGCCTTGGGCATCAGCTTCACCTTTTTTGGCACCTCCTTCCTCTTCATCACGTCCCACTTCACCT GCGACGGGAAGGTGGCGGAGCGGCTGCTGGACTACACCAGGACCGTGcaagccctggccctgcccagaaATGTGCCTGACACCAACCCCTATCGCTCCAGCGCAG CGGACGTCACCACCCGCTTCGATGAGGTGTTCTGGTTTGGAGACTTCAACTTCCGCCTGAGTGGCGGGCGCACAGTCGTGGACGCCCTCCTGTGCCAGGGCCTGGTGGTGGACGTGCCGGCGCTGCTGCAGCACGACCAGCTCATCCGGGAGATGCGGAAAG GGTCCATCTTCAAGGGCTTCCAGGAGCCGGACATCCACTTCCTCCCATCATACAAGTTTGACATCGGGAAGGACACGTACGACAGCACCTCCAAGCAGAGGACGCCCTCATACACG GACCGCGTCTTGTACAGAAGCCGCCACAAGGGTGACATCTGTCCTGTGAGCTACTCTTCCTGCCCCGGGATCAAGACGTCCGACCACCGCCCTGTGTATGGCCTCTTCCGGGTGAAAGTGAGGCCGGGGCGAGACAA CATTCCGTTGGCAGCTGGCAAATTTGATAGAGAACTGTACTTACTAGGAATTAAAAGACGGATTTCGAAGGAGATTCAGAGGCAGCAAGCACTACAGAGTCAGAACTCCAGCACCATCTGCTCCGTTTCTTGA
- the INPP5E gene encoding phosphatidylinositol polyphosphate 5-phosphatase type IV isoform X3 codes for MPSKAENLRPSEPAPQPPEGRTLQGQLPGAPLAQRAGSPPDAPGSESPALACSTPATPSGEDPPARAAPITPRPPARPRLERALSLDDKGWRRRRFRGSQEDLEARNGTSPSRGSVQSEGPGAPAHSCSPPCLSTSLQEIPKSRGVLSSERGSPSSGGNPLSGVASSSPNLPHRDAAVAGSSPRLPSLLPPRPPPALSLDIASDSLRTANKVDSDLADYKLRAQPLLVRAHSSLGPGRPRSPLACDDCSLRSAKSSFSLLAPIRSKDVRSRSYLEGSLLASGALLGADELARYFPDRNVALFVATWNMQGQKELPPSLDEFLLPAEADYAQDLYVIGVQEGCSDRREWETRLQETLGPHYVLLSSAAHGVLYMSLFIRRDLIWFCSEVECSTVTTRIVSQIKTKGALGISFTFFGTSFLFITSHFTSGDGKVAERLLDYTRTVQALALPRNVPDTNPYRSSAADVTTRFDEVFWFGDFNFRLSGGRTVVDALLCQGLVVDVPALLQHDQLIREMRKGSIFKGFQEPDIHFLPSYKFDIGKDTYDSTSKQRTPSYTDRVLYRSRHKGDICPVSYSSCPGIKTSDHRPVYGLFRVKVRPGRDNIPLAAGKFDRELYLLGIKRRISKEIQRQQALQSQNSSTICSVS; via the exons ATGCCGTCCAAGGCGGAGAATCTGCGGCCCTCGGAGCCGGCCCCGCAGCCGCCGGAAGGGAGGACGCTCCAAGGACAGCTTCCCGGCGCTCCGCTGGCCCAGCGCGCGGGGTCCCCACCCGATGCTCCGGGATCCGAGAGCCCCGCGCTTGCCTGCAGCACTCCGGCCACGCCCAGCGGCGAGGACCCGCCAGCCCGAGCAGCACCCATCACCCCGCGGCCCCCCGCCAGGCCTCGACTGGAGCGAGCCCTGTCCCTGGACGACaagggctggaggaggaggcgTTTTCGAGGCAGCCAGGAGGACCTGGAAGCCCGGAATGGGACCAGTCCCTCCAGGGGCTCAGTGCAGAGCGAGGGCCCCGGGGCCCCCGCCCACAGCTGCTCCCCGCCCTGCCTGAGCACCTCCTTGCAGGAAATCCCCAAGTCCCGCGGGGTCCTGAGCAGTGAGAGAGGGAGCCCGTCCTCGGGGGGTAATCCTCTCTCTGGGGTGGCCAGCAGCTCCCCGAACCTCCCGCACAGAGACGCCGCCGTGGCGGGGAGCTCGCCCAGGCTGCCCAGCCTGCTGCCCCCGCGCCCACCGCCTGCCCTGAGCCTGGACATCGCCTCCGACTCCCTGAGGACAGCAAACAAGGTCGACTCGGATCTTGCAGACTACAAGCTCCGCGCGCAGCCGCTCCTGGTGCGGGCCCACAGCAGCCTGGGCCCCGGCCGGCCCCGGAGCCCCCTGGCCTGCGACGACTGTTCCCTTCGCTCGGCCAaatcctccttcagcctcctggcGCCCATCCGCAGCAAGGACGTCCGCAGCAG GAGTTACCTGGAGGGCAGCCTCCTGGCCAGCGGGGCCCTGTTGGGGGCGGATGAGCTGGCCCGCTACTTCCCAGACCGGAACGTGGCACTCTTCGTGGCCACCTGGAACATGCAGGGCCAGAAG GAGCTCCCACCCAGCCTGGACGAGTTCCTGCTCCCAGCCGAGGCCGACTATGCCCAGGACCTGTATGTCATCGGGGTCCAGGAGGGCTGTTCTGACAG GCGGGAGTGGGAGACTCGTCTGCAGGAGACGCTGGGCCCGCACTATGTGCTGCTGTCCTCGGCGGCCCACGGCGTGCTCTACATGTCGCTCTTCATCCGCAGGGACCTCATCTGGTTCTGCTCAG AGGTGGAGTGCTCCACGGTGACCACACGCATCGTGTCTCAGATCAAGACCAAGGGGGCCTTGGGCATCAGCTTCACCTTTTTTGGCACCTCCTTCCTCTTCATCACGTCCCACTTCACCT CAGGCGACGGGAAGGTGGCGGAGCGGCTGCTGGACTACACCAGGACCGTGcaagccctggccctgcccagaaATGTGCCTGACACCAACCCCTATCGCTCCAGCGCAG CGGACGTCACCACCCGCTTCGATGAGGTGTTCTGGTTTGGAGACTTCAACTTCCGCCTGAGTGGCGGGCGCACAGTCGTGGACGCCCTCCTGTGCCAGGGCCTGGTGGTGGACGTGCCGGCGCTGCTGCAGCACGACCAGCTCATCCGGGAGATGCGGAAAG GGTCCATCTTCAAGGGCTTCCAGGAGCCGGACATCCACTTCCTCCCATCATACAAGTTTGACATCGGGAAGGACACGTACGACAGCACCTCCAAGCAGAGGACGCCCTCATACACG GACCGCGTCTTGTACAGAAGCCGCCACAAGGGTGACATCTGTCCTGTGAGCTACTCTTCCTGCCCCGGGATCAAGACGTCCGACCACCGCCCTGTGTATGGCCTCTTCCGGGTGAAAGTGAGGCCGGGGCGAGACAA CATTCCGTTGGCAGCTGGCAAATTTGATAGAGAACTGTACTTACTAGGAATTAAAAGACGGATTTCGAAGGAGATTCAGAGGCAGCAAGCACTACAGAGTCAGAACTCCAGCACCATCTGCTCCGTTTCTTGA
- the INPP5E gene encoding phosphatidylinositol polyphosphate 5-phosphatase type IV isoform X4, producing MPSKAENLRPSEPAPQPPEGRTLQGQLPGAPLAQRAGSPPDAPGSESPALACSTPATPSGEDPPARAAPITPRPPARPRLERALSLDDKGWRRRRFRGSQEDLEARNGTSPSRGSVQSEGPGAPAHSCSPPCLSTSLQEIPKSRGVLSSERGSPSSGGNPLSGVASSSPNLPHRDAAVAGSSPRLPSLLPPRPPPALSLDIASDSLRTANKVDSDLADYKLRAQPLLVRAHSSLGPGRPRSPLACDDCSLRSAKSSFSLLAPIRSKDVRSRSYLEGSLLASGALLGADELARYFPDRNVALFVATWNMQGQKELPPSLDEFLLPAEADYAQDLYVIGVQEGCSDRREWETRLQETLGPHYVLLSSAAHGVLYMSLFIRRDLIWFCSEVECSTVTTRIVSQIKTKGALGISFTFFGTSFLFITSHFTCDGKVAERLLDYTRTVQALALPRNVPDTNPYRSSAADVTTRFDEVFWFGDFNFRLSGGRTVVDALLCQGLVVDVPALLQHDQLIREMRKGSIFKGFQEPDIHFLPSYKFDIGKDTYDSTSKQRTPSYTDRVLYRSRHKGDICPVSYSSCPGIKTSDHRPVYGLFRVKVRPGRDNIPLAAGKFDRELYLLGIKRRISKEIQRQQALQSQNSSTICSVS from the exons ATGCCGTCCAAGGCGGAGAATCTGCGGCCCTCGGAGCCGGCCCCGCAGCCGCCGGAAGGGAGGACGCTCCAAGGACAGCTTCCCGGCGCTCCGCTGGCCCAGCGCGCGGGGTCCCCACCCGATGCTCCGGGATCCGAGAGCCCCGCGCTTGCCTGCAGCACTCCGGCCACGCCCAGCGGCGAGGACCCGCCAGCCCGAGCAGCACCCATCACCCCGCGGCCCCCCGCCAGGCCTCGACTGGAGCGAGCCCTGTCCCTGGACGACaagggctggaggaggaggcgTTTTCGAGGCAGCCAGGAGGACCTGGAAGCCCGGAATGGGACCAGTCCCTCCAGGGGCTCAGTGCAGAGCGAGGGCCCCGGGGCCCCCGCCCACAGCTGCTCCCCGCCCTGCCTGAGCACCTCCTTGCAGGAAATCCCCAAGTCCCGCGGGGTCCTGAGCAGTGAGAGAGGGAGCCCGTCCTCGGGGGGTAATCCTCTCTCTGGGGTGGCCAGCAGCTCCCCGAACCTCCCGCACAGAGACGCCGCCGTGGCGGGGAGCTCGCCCAGGCTGCCCAGCCTGCTGCCCCCGCGCCCACCGCCTGCCCTGAGCCTGGACATCGCCTCCGACTCCCTGAGGACAGCAAACAAGGTCGACTCGGATCTTGCAGACTACAAGCTCCGCGCGCAGCCGCTCCTGGTGCGGGCCCACAGCAGCCTGGGCCCCGGCCGGCCCCGGAGCCCCCTGGCCTGCGACGACTGTTCCCTTCGCTCGGCCAaatcctccttcagcctcctggcGCCCATCCGCAGCAAGGACGTCCGCAGCAG GAGTTACCTGGAGGGCAGCCTCCTGGCCAGCGGGGCCCTGTTGGGGGCGGATGAGCTGGCCCGCTACTTCCCAGACCGGAACGTGGCACTCTTCGTGGCCACCTGGAACATGCAGGGCCAGAAG GAGCTCCCACCCAGCCTGGACGAGTTCCTGCTCCCAGCCGAGGCCGACTATGCCCAGGACCTGTATGTCATCGGGGTCCAGGAGGGCTGTTCTGACAG GCGGGAGTGGGAGACTCGTCTGCAGGAGACGCTGGGCCCGCACTATGTGCTGCTGTCCTCGGCGGCCCACGGCGTGCTCTACATGTCGCTCTTCATCCGCAGGGACCTCATCTGGTTCTGCTCAG AGGTGGAGTGCTCCACGGTGACCACACGCATCGTGTCTCAGATCAAGACCAAGGGGGCCTTGGGCATCAGCTTCACCTTTTTTGGCACCTCCTTCCTCTTCATCACGTCCCACTTCACCT GCGACGGGAAGGTGGCGGAGCGGCTGCTGGACTACACCAGGACCGTGcaagccctggccctgcccagaaATGTGCCTGACACCAACCCCTATCGCTCCAGCGCAG CGGACGTCACCACCCGCTTCGATGAGGTGTTCTGGTTTGGAGACTTCAACTTCCGCCTGAGTGGCGGGCGCACAGTCGTGGACGCCCTCCTGTGCCAGGGCCTGGTGGTGGACGTGCCGGCGCTGCTGCAGCACGACCAGCTCATCCGGGAGATGCGGAAAG GGTCCATCTTCAAGGGCTTCCAGGAGCCGGACATCCACTTCCTCCCATCATACAAGTTTGACATCGGGAAGGACACGTACGACAGCACCTCCAAGCAGAGGACGCCCTCATACACG GACCGCGTCTTGTACAGAAGCCGCCACAAGGGTGACATCTGTCCTGTGAGCTACTCTTCCTGCCCCGGGATCAAGACGTCCGACCACCGCCCTGTGTATGGCCTCTTCCGGGTGAAAGTGAGGCCGGGGCGAGACAA CATTCCGTTGGCAGCTGGCAAATTTGATAGAGAACTGTACTTACTAGGAATTAAAAGACGGATTTCGAAGGAGATTCAGAGGCAGCAAGCACTACAGAGTCAGAACTCCAGCACCATCTGCTCCGTTTCTTGA